A genomic region of Sideroxydans sp. CL21 contains the following coding sequences:
- a CDS encoding outer membrane beta-barrel protein, producing MSDSLTVIPNNGSTVKNLVAIALLSVLMTCPATADEFGDDFDGSPVSTDLSGKFYIGVDIASATFSGSIYPSTSGLRIVGGYNISSMFAVEAGYAMLSSSSNSCDYGGCGYGGYGYGYGYGYGYGYGYPPVLASYSFDTNSLQLAAVGSYPINDAASVSLKLGVDRNSMNYSSTDNSGNPLPTISGSKNNRMYGIGGQYDVGNGIVIRMQYEDLGELVPGISMRMISLGGVYNF from the coding sequence ATGAGCGATTCTTTAACAGTAATACCAAATAACGGGAGCACCGTGAAAAATCTTGTGGCGATTGCACTGCTGTCAGTATTGATGACCTGCCCGGCCACCGCGGATGAATTTGGAGACGACTTTGACGGCTCCCCGGTTTCAACCGACCTTTCGGGAAAGTTTTATATTGGAGTTGATATCGCATCCGCTACATTTAGCGGCTCGATTTATCCCAGCACCTCCGGTCTTCGCATTGTGGGAGGGTACAACATCAGTTCGATGTTCGCAGTTGAAGCAGGCTATGCAATGCTGTCCAGTTCGAGCAATAGCTGCGACTATGGAGGATGCGGCTACGGGGGTTACGGATATGGCTACGGATATGGGTACGGATACGGCTACGGGTATCCGCCAGTGTTGGCATCATATTCATTTGATACAAACTCATTACAACTTGCTGCCGTGGGGTCTTATCCAATCAACGATGCAGCCTCCGTTTCCCTCAAGCTCGGAGTGGATAGAAATTCGATGAACTACTCTTCAACGGACAATTCCGGCAACCCTTTGCCCACAATAAGCGGCTCCAAGAACAACCGGATGTACGGTATCGGCGGTCAGTACGACGTGGGAAATGGAATTGTCATACGTATGCAGTATGAAGATCTGGGAGAGCTCGTTCCCGGCATTAGCATGAGGATGATTTCCCTGGGTGGAGTTTACAACTTCTGA
- a CDS encoding 2OG-Fe dioxygenase family protein, which produces MTIANLAPAYTDPSHLADAVKSHGFGVLSPSGLATFLNFPLSALDDLKMDWDDLPPDNFLKDGGRYRRRRHSSFIVNGGDIKQVAHRAHYQPMEYNALHGGMLRMFEPVKPGFVSQPVISKLLLAIAEVCTAVKGEHPWHVELHQFRIDTSNGIGRPTPEGAHRDGTDFVAILFAGRENIRGGESRIFEFNGRHGQRFTLSEKWTLLLLDDQRVIHESTPIQPMGEGGHRDTLVLTFRAGGFLEPGNLTV; this is translated from the coding sequence ATGACTATCGCCAATCTCGCGCCTGCCTATACCGATCCCTCCCATCTTGCGGATGCCGTGAAAAGCCACGGCTTTGGTGTATTGAGTCCGTCAGGTCTGGCGACTTTTCTGAACTTTCCGTTGTCGGCGCTGGATGACCTGAAAATGGACTGGGACGATCTGCCGCCCGATAATTTCCTCAAGGACGGCGGGCGTTATCGTCGCCGCAGGCATTCCAGTTTCATCGTGAACGGCGGTGATATAAAGCAAGTCGCGCATCGGGCGCATTACCAGCCGATGGAATACAACGCGCTGCACGGCGGTATGCTGCGCATGTTCGAGCCGGTAAAGCCAGGCTTTGTGTCGCAACCGGTGATTTCAAAATTGTTGCTGGCTATCGCGGAAGTCTGCACCGCTGTCAAAGGCGAACATCCCTGGCATGTGGAGTTGCACCAGTTTCGCATCGACACCAGCAATGGCATCGGACGGCCGACACCTGAGGGCGCACATCGCGACGGCACGGATTTTGTGGCCATCCTGTTTGCGGGGCGCGAGAACATTCGCGGCGGTGAGAGCCGCATCTTCGAATTCAATGGACGCCATGGGCAGCGCTTTACGTTGAGCGAGAAATGGACGCTGCTGCTGCTGGATGATCAGCGCGTCATTCATGAATCCACGCCCATCCAGCCGATGGGCGAAGGCGGGCATCGTGATACGCTGGTGCTGACGTTCCGGGCGGGCGGTTTTCTGGAGCCCGGCAATCTGACTGTATAG
- the ald gene encoding alanine dehydrogenase has translation MNIGVPKEVKPDEYRVALVPAGAAALVAEGHSVHVESGAGLGSSFSDEQYLAAGAHVVADAAAVWAVADIVVKVKEPVRAEWQHIRAGQTIFAYFHFAADRELTQAHLDSGATCIAYETVQLSTGELPLLTPMSEVAGCMAVQEGAKYLEKFYGGRGVLLGGVPGVPPAHVVVIGGGVVGSNAARTAAGLGAQVTILDLSLERLRYLSEVLPANVQTLYSNRHNLLEQIATADLVIGGVLIPGAAAPKLIRREDLKTMREGSVIVDVAVDQGGCVETTHPTTHHDPIYIVDGVVHYAVANMPGGVPRTSTLALTNSTFPYLQQLAGKGWQQALRDSIPLRRGLNIVNGKISYRAVADSFGMPYAAVESFL, from the coding sequence ATGAATATCGGTGTTCCCAAGGAAGTAAAGCCGGATGAGTACCGGGTCGCACTGGTACCGGCCGGCGCTGCCGCGCTGGTGGCGGAAGGACATTCTGTCCATGTCGAGAGCGGTGCCGGACTGGGCAGCTCCTTTAGTGACGAGCAGTATTTGGCCGCAGGGGCGCATGTCGTCGCCGATGCCGCGGCTGTCTGGGCGGTGGCGGATATCGTCGTCAAGGTAAAGGAACCTGTACGTGCGGAATGGCAGCACATCCGCGCGGGACAAACGATATTCGCCTATTTTCATTTCGCGGCAGATCGCGAACTGACACAGGCACATCTCGACTCCGGTGCGACCTGCATCGCATACGAAACGGTGCAGTTGAGCACGGGCGAGCTGCCCTTGCTCACGCCGATGTCGGAAGTGGCCGGATGCATGGCGGTACAGGAAGGGGCCAAATATCTGGAGAAGTTCTACGGCGGGCGCGGCGTCCTTCTTGGCGGAGTCCCCGGCGTCCCGCCCGCGCACGTGGTGGTGATCGGTGGCGGCGTGGTGGGCAGCAACGCGGCAAGAACGGCGGCCGGCCTCGGCGCCCAGGTCACCATTCTGGATTTGTCGCTGGAGCGACTGCGTTATCTCAGCGAAGTGTTGCCGGCCAATGTGCAGACACTGTATTCGAATCGCCACAACCTGCTGGAGCAGATCGCCACGGCCGACCTGGTCATCGGCGGTGTGCTCATCCCCGGAGCGGCGGCGCCGAAACTGATACGCCGCGAAGACTTGAAAACGATGCGTGAAGGCTCGGTCATCGTGGATGTGGCGGTGGATCAGGGCGGATGCGTCGAGACGACGCATCCGACCACACATCATGATCCGATCTATATTGTGGACGGCGTGGTGCATTATGCCGTGGCAAACATGCCGGGCGGAGTGCCCCGCACTTCGACTCTCGCGCTCACCAATTCAACTTTTCCCTATCTTCAGCAACTGGCCGGGAAAGGCTGGCAGCAGGCGCTGCGCGACAGCATCCCGTTGCGCCGCGGATTGAATATCGT